The genomic region GTGCGTCGCACCTATGCCCATGCCGCGACCAACAAACTCTGGAACCGACCCGTGAACGCGCGTTTCCCCTGGCCCAACTCTTGCCATTTGTCCCGCCTGCCCAACGCCAATATAATGGGCCTTGGTTTTCGCTGTACGCGATCAGGCAGTCGGGGAGTCGCTTCATGGACACCTTCTTACAAACTCTGTTGGAACTCGCCCTCATCATCTTTGCGGCCAAGGCGGCGGGCTATCTGAGCGTTCGGCTTGGCCAGCCGGCGGTCCTGGGGGAATTGATCGTCGGCCTGCTGTTAGGCCCATCGCTGCTGGACATGGGCCATTGGCCCGTCTTCGGAAGCGAGCAACTGCAGGAGATCATCTTCATCCTCGCGCATCTGGGCGTGATCTTCCTGATGTTTGTGGCGGGGCTTGAGGTGGACTTGGGCCTAATGGCCCAGACGGGACGCATCGCCGTGCTCGCCGGCGTCAGCGGGGTGATCGCGCCCGTTATCCTCGGGGCGCTGGTAACCTGGCCCTTTGGCTACGACCTCCAGCATGGGTTGTTCACCGGCCTGGTGTTGGCGGCCACAAGCGTGAGCATTTCGGCCCAGACGCTCCTGGAACTGGGCGTGCTTCGTAGCCGCGTGGGTATGGCCCTGCTGGGGGCCGCCGTCGTGGATGACGTGCTCGTGATCCTCCTCCTATCGGCGTTCATCGCCGTGGCGGGGGGCAATGGGGGCTTTCTCGCTATCGTGTGGGTACTCGTGAAAATGGTCCTGTTTCTGGCCATCGCCCTCCTCTTGGGCATCCTGGTCGTGCCCAGGCTCACGAACATCGTCAGCCACTTGCCCATCAGCGAGGGGGTCATGAGCCTTGCGATCGTGGTAACCTTCGTGTACGCGTGGGCGGCGGAGGCGCTGGGGGGCATCGCCGCCATCACTGGCGCATTCCTCGCGGGCGTCATCTTCGGTCGCACGCCTTCGCGCAAGGTCATTGAGGGTAAGGTGCACGCCATCGCCTACGCGTGGCTGGTGCCTATCTTCTTCGTGAGCATCGGCCTGCAAACCGATGTGCGCACGTTGGGAGCGACGGGCATCCCGATTGCTCTTGCCATCGTGGGTGTGGCCCTGATCTCCAAGATCATCGGCTGCGGGAGCGGCGCCGTCGTCGCGGGGTGCACCCCAGGCGAGGCGCTGCGCCTTGGCGTGGGCATGACATCGCGCGGCGAGGTTGGCCTCATTGTGGCGTCTGTGGGGCTGAGCACCGGCCTCATCACCGACGCGGTCTTCGCCAGCGTCGTGCTGATGGTGCTGGTAACTACCCTGATCACGCCCATCGCGCTGCGGGCGCTGTATCCCAGGGGAGCCAGGACGGGCGAACAGGCGCAAGCCGCAGCAGAACCTCCGAAGGCGTGAGGACAGGTTTCGCAGTACATAGGCAGGAGGTGGCCGCATGGCACAACTGGTAGTGCTGGTACTGGATAATCTGGAGCAGTGCCCCGCCGTCCTGGACGCATGGGAAGAGGCGGGCGTGGGCGGTGTAACTATTCTGGAGAGCAGCGGCCTGGGACGGCTGCGGGGCATTTTCAGCGACGATCTGCCGCTGATGCCCTCGCTGCGCGACCTCTTCGCAACCCGCGAGTTCCAGCATCGGACGCTGTTCACCGTTGTTGAGGACGATGCGACCTTGGAGCGCGTCGTCGCCGCCACCGAGAAGATCGTCGGAGACCTGAACGAGCCGCACACCGGCCTGCTGTTCGTGGTGCCGGTCAGCCGCGTCCTCGGACTGCACAAGCGCAGACAGAACAGATAGGCTGCGGCCACCCACCCCACACGCAAACAGGCCAGGCGGTTTTCCCGTCTGGCCTGCGCGTTTTTGCGGGCGTAGCGCCTGGAACCGAATCGCGGGCGCGCTAGTTGAGGATGGTCAGCGTGCAGTCTTCCGTTACGTAAATCCAGTATCCCCACCCTGGCGCAATCTGCGTCAGCGAGTTGGCCCACGGCGGGATGGCCGTGTTATAGCGTTTCCAGGCGGTGGGCTCGCCTGCCTCGTAGCGCAGCACCTGGGTGTACTTGCCACTGATGGAAGACAGCGCATCGGCAACCGCGCGCGGCTCCGACGCGGGATAGGCGACCAAGTTCCACCCGGCGAACAGGCGCTGCTCGGTGTAGATGGGCAACAGGCCGGGCAACTGAAGCGTGCCCGTCTCAGACATCTTGATCCAGAACGCCGTGCCCTCGTCCAGCGTCAGCAGCGTATTCGCCTCGGGCGGCATGGCCGGATCGTAGATGCGCCAGGTGTCGTGCTCGGCGTCGTAGGCTTCCACCAGCGTGTACTTGCCGGCGATGGACGACAGGACCTCAGTGATGGCCTCGTTCTCCGGAATCACCGGCAGCGAGACCAGGTTCCAGCCCGTCGGCAGGACCTTCTCAAAGTTGGAGTGGCCGTGCAGCCACCCGACGACGGCGCGCATCACAGCATTCCGGTCGTCCGCATCATCAATCCCCTCAAACCCGAAGGCGAAGTACACGACCTTGTACGTGCCCGTGTCCACGCGAATGGCCGCAGTGCCGCTGCCTATGATAGCCTGCGGCTGGACTCCGGACGAGGGCGGAACCTTGCCCCGCCGTGCGGATTCGGAGTCGGCGCGGAAGTGGCGCACCGCAGCCGCCCCTGCGGGCGCGTAGTACTCAAACACGCGCTGCGCCGGGGCAATCGGGTTGATCTCGCTGGGCCAGTTTTGGTTGCCCGCGCCCGATCCTGTCCCCTCAATCGTGAACTCCATGCCGTCCCCGATCTCGTCGCCTGAGATGCCCCGAATGGCGAACACATCTACGTTGTCCTGCACGAACTGAGCATGCAGGTAGCCGGTGTAGAACTCCTGGTCGTGGATGTAGTACCCGATGTCCTGGCCGGTAACGAACAGTTTCCCGCCCTGGTCAAGATAGGTCATCAGCGTGTTCCGTGCCGAAGGGTCTTCCGGGTCATTCAGCATTCCCTGTTCGGGCACGGCCCAAATCACAATGCAGGGCACGTAGTTGAGAATCACGCTGTCGGGCACGGAGCCGCGGTAGAACGTGTACCACAGGTCGTAGGCGAACCCATTGGCCCCCAGCGCGTCGGTGTAGAACACATCCAGGCCAGGCTCGTTCAACTCATCAATCACCAGGAGGATGTTGGCATGGCGGCTGAAACCGCGCGTGGTGAATCCGATTTGGTCGGGGTACTCGGACACGTTGCCCAACCCGTCCCGCGCCTGGAACCCGGCGATGAAATCATGGGCCACCGATGGGGTCGTCCACACCGCCCCGTATTCGCCATCGTCGGCTTCCCCGTCCCCGTGCATTCCGTCGTCGTACATGGGGAACTGGGTAACGATAGAGTTATCGGAACTGCGGACTGTGGCCGTAACCGCGTTCACCCCGGACCCGTCCTGCAGGGTTGCCGTCAGCGTTACCGGGTGGGAAACCTCTGCAATCTTCGGAGTTACCGATTTGTCGCCCAAGTACGGCCCGACACTGTCCACCACAGTAACCGTGAAAGGCCCCAGCGAGTAGTAGCCCCCGAACTTGTCAAACAGGTCCAGCGTGAACTCAATCTCGCGGCCGTCGGGCGTGAGCGGACTCAGATGGAAGTACAGGTCCCCCGACTCTTGCGCCTTCTCCTCGCCCAGGCCCAGGTCGCCGTAGTTGCCCACGCCGTAACACGTGGCCTCCCAGTTGGCCGTGTACAGGCTACCGCTCAGTTCGTAGGCCGTTACCGTGCCGGTGTTCCGAATCCACACCTGCAGGTAAACGAACTCGCCCGGGTTGGCGACCCAGTCGTGATTGATGCTATCGTAGATGATCTCGTAATCCACGTACTCCACCTGTGGCGAGCCTTGCGCGAATGCGCCCGCCGCCGCGAATACCATCAGCGCGAGCAACAGCGCCGTGCCCAAGGCCCACAGGACATAGCGAGGCCATCTCCGAACCGCTGCGTCCATTGACATCCTCCCGTGCACACGAAAGTAGCAACGCATACGCGTCCTACTACGCACTATACGCGCATCACAGAGAAGGGTCAATGGCCTTTTGGTACCATGCACCCAACGTGTCGCCGGCACAGACAAAAGGCGGGAGCCGTATGCCCGACTCCCGCCCGTGTTGCGCCTCAGGAAAGGCTAGTGCGCGCCGTCCAACTGCGGCCAGAACTGCACCGCGACCAGGGGCAGAACCACCCGCGGCGGCGCGGTCTGTCGGTGGGCCGACGATTCCACCATGTCCAGCCGCACGTTGGTGCTCCCATGCCAGTGCGCGGTAGTCGCGAGAGGAACCCCGTTGAGGCGAAACTCTATTGAGTCGCCCTCCCGTCCTCCCTCCCTCTCGGGGGTATCGGGATCATCTCCTCTCACGGAAAGCGAGTAGTACGTCGTGCCCATGTACAGGAAAATGGTAGCCCTGCCGCACATCACGCCCTCCACATGGGCCGTGAGTTCGGCAGACTGCGGGATGCGCGCCCCGTTCATCGTGATCACGCCCCAGAAACTGCTGGGCAGAGGCGGGAGCGCGACCACATTGGCTGCGCACAGCGCAAGAATCAGTACAGCAATACCCAGGTTTCGCAGAAAACGCATGAGATCGTGTCCCCAAGCAGGATTTACCCGTGCACAAGAGCGCGCGGGCCGAATACTGAAACGCCCGCGCGCAACTTGAGATACGGCGAAACGCGCCGATTTGTGCCGCACCGCCGGACGCTAGGCGATGGCAACCGTTTGAGCAGCGCGGTTCTCCTCCTCGGCCACGCGGATTCCCTCGTCCTCGCGGACCTGCGTCAGCAGCAAGATTCCGCCGATGAAGAAGATGATGAGCGACACAATGCTCAGGCGGCTAGAACCCGTGAGTTGTCCGACGAGCGCGAAGATGGCCGGCCCGGCAATCCCCGCGAACTTGCTGGACACATCATAGAATCCGAAGAACTCGGCGCTCCTGGCCTTGGGCGCCATCCTGCCGAACAGACTTCGGCTCAGCGCCTGCGTGCCACCCTGCACCATGCCTACCGCGAAAGCCAGCGCCCAGAAGTGCCACGCCACGGCCATGAAGTACCCGGCGATGCTGATGAGCGTGTACCAGGCGAGGCCCAACATGATGGCGCGCTTTGTGCCGATACGGCTCCCAAACTTGCCGAACAACAGCGAAAACGGGATGCCGACGAACTGCGTCATCAGCAGCGCGCCGATGAGATCCAACTGCCCGATGCCGATCTCCGCCCCATAGATGGTGGCCATCTTGATGATGGTACCGATGCCATCATTGTAGAGCCAGAAGGCCACGAGGAACAGAAACAGTTGCCGGTATCGGCGCAGGTGGCGGAAGGTCTGCCCCAGCCGCGTAAAACCCGCCTTGACGGGATTCACCCCGACACCGATGCCCACCGTATTCGCAGCCGGTTCGGGTACCCAGCGCAGCAGCGGTACGGTGAACGCGCCCCACCATAACGCCACGGAAAGGAAAGACAGCCGCGCGCCCAGCGTGCCGGGCAGCAACTGGATCATGGCGATGTTCACGGCGAGCAGTAGGCCGCCGCCCAGGTAGCCAAGCGCGTAGCCCTTGGACGAGACGTAGTCTATCTCATCCGGGCCGGCGATGTGGGGCAAGAGCGAGTCGTAGAAGATCGCGGCGCCCGCGAACCCGATGGAACCCACGATGATGCACCCGAGCGCCAATTGCCAGTCCCCACGGTCCACCAGGAACAGCACCGCCGTCGCGATGATCCCTACGCCAGCAAACGCTTCTTGGAGCCGGTATAGTCGGCGATGCTGCCCAGGATGGGCGCCAGCAGCGCGCTGACCAGCAGCGCAAATGCCGCCGCGTAGCCCCAGTACACGGTTGCTGTGTTGCCCGGCAAGTCCGCGGCAACTACCGATGCGAAGTACACCGGCAGCACCGCTGCCTCCACCGTCGTGGAGAACGCCGAATTGCCCCAGTCGTACAAGCACCATGCGTTGATGATCTTCTTGTGCAGTTTGTCGGCCTGTTCCGCCATACGCCCCCTTTCTGTCTGTATTGTGCTTCGGGATGCTCCGGGAACCTCATACCATCTACGGTAACCCTGCAGTCCCATGCAGGTACCCACTTCGTCGCAAACGACTGCAACGACCTGCGCAGCAAAGCCAACCTGGCCAGGCGTAAGGCGATGGGCCTCGGCTCTCTCGGTCGGCGGGGCTACGTGTATCGCCCCAGCACGCTACAGGCTAACGCTCTGCAATTGCGCCAGCACCTTCTGCCGAACCTCCGGCACGGCGGGCAAATCCGCAACCACGCGCCCGCCGTCAATCAGCAGCGTGTTGAGGATTTGGCGCGGCTGCCCGCACTCGCACACGCCCGCGTCGTGCTTCCAGTACACCACCTTCCTGGAGCCGCAGGCGGGGCAAGCGGCCACGAACTTCCCGCCCGACTCCTTGCCCCGCTTCGCAATCCACTGGCCGCCGACTTCCACCAGGTCCAACGCCAGGTTGATGGTGGGGGCGTTGGCCAGCGACGTGCCCACCCCGTACCCGTCGCAGACGGGGTTTAGTTCCAGGATGCTGTACTCGTCCAGCCCGCCGCTGGCGAAGAGTTTGACATGCTGGAAGCCGCGCAAATCCAATTCCCAGCGCACCTCCTCCATCAACTGGCGGAGGTCGCCCCGCCGCGACGGGGGAGTGTCAAAGCGGATGCCGTACAGCCGTTCGCGCAAAGCCTCGGCGACGCGGATGGCCTCGAACTTCTCATCCAGGAAGGTGTCTATGAGCACAATGCGCGGCACTCCGGGGCCGGCCACCTGGTCAAAGGCCCAGGCCGCCTCCACCGTATCGCCCAGTAACAGCACAAGCGCATGGGGCATCGTCCCGCTGGGCGGGATGCCGATGACCTCCGCGGCCAGCAGCGTGGACACGCCGTCGCACCCGCCGATGTAGCACGCCCGCTCAATCATGGGGGCCACGGCCGGGTGCATCCGTCGCGCGCCGAAACTCAGCACGGTGCGGCTCCCCGCGGCCACGCGACACCGCGCCGCCTTGGTCGCCACGCCCGACGCCTGGCACAGCATCCCCAGGATTTCCGTCTCCATGTGTCCGAAGACGGTATAAGGCCCCTCAAGGATCAAGACCGGCTCGCCGGCGTAGAACAGCGTCCCCTCGGGCAACGCCCACACGCGGATGTCCAGCCCTTCCAGCAGGCGGGCCACTTCCTCCACGCCAGCCAAAACGGCCCACCCCCACTCGTTGGGCAGGCTCTTGGCGCGCACCTCGGCCACCACAACTTTGTCCGCATTGCGGGCGCGGATGGCCGAGCGGGCGCGCTCAAAGTACACGTCGGTTACGCGGCCTTCTCGCAGTTCGGCTTCGGTGGCGATGTGAAACCTGCGTTTGGCGTCCATGCACACTCCTCTCACGCGGTCAGGCTTTCAATGACGGCAACATCGGCGCCCGCCCGCACCAGTTCCTCAAGCGCCAGTTCGGCGTCGTGCACCCGGAGATTCACCGCGCGCGTCGCATCCAAGAGCACCGTGCAGCCGAACCCCTCGCGGCGCGCGTCCAGGCCGGTGAACTTGACGCAGTAGTCCAG from Chloroflexota bacterium harbors:
- a CDS encoding cation:proton antiporter, which encodes MDTFLQTLLELALIIFAAKAAGYLSVRLGQPAVLGELIVGLLLGPSLLDMGHWPVFGSEQLQEIIFILAHLGVIFLMFVAGLEVDLGLMAQTGRIAVLAGVSGVIAPVILGALVTWPFGYDLQHGLFTGLVLAATSVSISAQTLLELGVLRSRVGMALLGAAVVDDVLVILLLSAFIAVAGGNGGFLAIVWVLVKMVLFLAIALLLGILVVPRLTNIVSHLPISEGVMSLAIVVTFVYAWAAEALGGIAAITGAFLAGVIFGRTPSRKVIEGKVHAIAYAWLVPIFFVSIGLQTDVRTLGATGIPIALAIVGVALISKIIGCGSGAVVAGCTPGEALRLGVGMTSRGEVGLIVASVGLSTGLITDAVFASVVLMVLVTTLITPIALRALYPRGARTGEQAQAAAEPPKA
- a CDS encoding nicotinate phosphoribosyltransferase produces the protein MDAKRRFHIATEAELREGRVTDVYFERARSAIRARNADKVVVAEVRAKSLPNEWGWAVLAGVEEVARLLEGLDIRVWALPEGTLFYAGEPVLILEGPYTVFGHMETEILGMLCQASGVATKAARCRVAAGSRTVLSFGARRMHPAVAPMIERACYIGGCDGVSTLLAAEVIGIPPSGTMPHALVLLLGDTVEAAWAFDQVAGPGVPRIVLIDTFLDEKFEAIRVAEALRERLYGIRFDTPPSRRGDLRQLMEEVRWELDLRGFQHVKLFASGGLDEYSILELNPVCDGYGVGTSLANAPTINLALDLVEVGGQWIAKRGKESGGKFVAACPACGSRKVVYWKHDAGVCECGQPRQILNTLLIDGGRVVADLPAVPEVRQKVLAQLQSVSL